Proteins from one Streptomyces genisteinicus genomic window:
- a CDS encoding S66 family peptidase — translation MRARLAVAVSAVGARGYEVVTGDCMDGSGHISAPAADRARELTAMLTDPGIRAVVPPWGGETAIDLLPLLDWDALREAEPTWLVGYSDMSTLMTPLTLLTGTATLHGNNLLDTPYRPPAGLLSWLDIAAAPRGHRFTQIPPGRHRAAGHDDWAGDPGVRDLGLDTPGRWTRLDGDGDVEAEGRLIGGCIETLSNLTGSPYLDVSAFARAEAPQGLLVYVEAGGDDALEICRNLHGMRLAGCFDHANAVLVARSPGADAPSLTQHEAVLDALGSLGVPTVADVECGHVPPYLPLVNGARGRVVLTPERAELTQTLD, via the coding sequence CTGCGCGCGCGCCTCGCCGTGGCGGTCTCCGCGGTCGGGGCACGCGGATACGAGGTCGTGACCGGCGACTGCATGGACGGCTCCGGCCACATCAGCGCCCCGGCCGCCGACCGGGCCCGTGAACTGACGGCGATGCTGACGGATCCCGGCATCAGGGCCGTGGTGCCGCCGTGGGGCGGGGAGACGGCGATCGATCTGCTGCCGCTGCTCGACTGGGACGCGCTGCGGGAGGCCGAGCCGACGTGGCTCGTCGGGTACTCGGACATGTCGACGCTCATGACGCCGCTGACCCTGCTCACCGGCACGGCGACGCTGCACGGCAACAACCTGCTGGACACCCCCTACCGGCCGCCCGCGGGGCTGCTGTCCTGGCTGGACATCGCGGCGGCCCCGCGCGGGCACCGCTTCACCCAGATCCCGCCGGGCCGTCACCGTGCCGCGGGCCATGACGACTGGGCCGGCGACCCGGGCGTACGCGACCTCGGTCTCGACACCCCCGGCCGGTGGACACGGCTGGACGGCGACGGGGACGTGGAAGCCGAGGGACGCCTGATCGGCGGCTGCATCGAGACCCTGAGCAACCTCACGGGCTCGCCGTACCTCGACGTCTCCGCCTTCGCGCGCGCCGAGGCGCCGCAGGGGCTCCTCGTCTACGTGGAGGCGGGAGGCGACGACGCCCTGGAGATCTGCCGCAATCTCCACGGAATGCGGCTGGCCGGCTGCTTCGACCACGCGAACGCCGTTCTCGTGGCCCGGTCGCCCGGCGCCGACGCCCCGTCGCTCACCCAGCACGAGGCGGTGCTGGACGCGCTGGGCTCCCTCGGCGTCCCGACCGTCGCGGACGTCGAGTGCGGTCACGTCCCGCCGTACCTGCCCCTGGTGAACGGAGCCCGCGGGCGGGTGGTGCTCACGCCGGAGCGCGCCGAGCTGACGCAGACGCTGGACTGA
- a CDS encoding Tm-1-like ATP-binding domain-containing protein — MATVVLVGTLDTKGAEYGWLRERLLALGVDVIVVDTGALGTPRTAADVTGEEVARAAGADAEALRAAGDRGAAVTAMAHGAAEVVSRLHSQGRLHCVLAIGGSGGTSIATRAMRALPLGVPKLMVSSMASGDVARYVGSTDITLMYSVVDIAGVNPVLAPVLANAADAAAGMAKGFAASPRALRPETLAAAGRPLVAASMAGVTTPGVDAARARLAELGYEVLVFHVSGTGGRTLESLAGQGVFAGVLDLTLSELADDLVGGILTAGPDRLTAAGLAGVPQVVSLGALDMVKFGPPETVPAALRDRNPLVHNPSITVVRTTSGECGELGRRIAAKLRAARGPVEVCVPLRGLSTLGAPGGPYHDPAVDGALFTALRAGLAGSAVRVVDHDTHINTEEFGRSAADRLHQLIPAARRPGAAASDGPPA, encoded by the coding sequence ATGGCGACAGTTGTGCTGGTGGGAACGCTGGACACCAAGGGTGCGGAGTACGGCTGGCTGCGCGAACGGCTCCTCGCGCTGGGGGTCGACGTGATCGTCGTCGACACCGGCGCCCTCGGCACACCGCGCACCGCCGCCGACGTGACCGGCGAGGAGGTCGCCCGCGCGGCGGGGGCGGACGCAGAGGCGCTGCGCGCGGCCGGGGACCGCGGGGCCGCCGTCACCGCCATGGCGCACGGCGCCGCGGAGGTCGTCTCCCGTCTCCACTCCCAGGGCAGGCTCCACTGCGTGCTCGCGATCGGCGGCAGCGGCGGCACGTCGATCGCCACCCGGGCGATGCGCGCGCTGCCGCTCGGGGTGCCCAAGCTGATGGTGTCGTCCATGGCCTCCGGCGACGTGGCCCGGTACGTCGGATCGACCGACATCACGCTGATGTACAGCGTCGTCGACATCGCCGGGGTCAACCCGGTGCTGGCGCCGGTGCTCGCCAACGCGGCGGACGCGGCCGCCGGGATGGCGAAGGGCTTCGCCGCCTCGCCCCGCGCGCTGCGCCCGGAGACCCTGGCGGCCGCCGGGCGGCCGCTGGTGGCCGCCAGCATGGCGGGGGTGACCACCCCCGGTGTGGACGCGGCCCGCGCCCGGCTCGCCGAACTCGGCTACGAGGTGCTGGTCTTCCACGTCAGCGGCACCGGCGGCCGGACGCTGGAGTCCCTCGCCGGACAGGGTGTCTTCGCCGGGGTGCTCGACCTCACGCTCAGCGAACTCGCCGACGACCTGGTCGGCGGCATCCTGACGGCCGGACCGGACCGGCTGACCGCCGCCGGGCTGGCCGGAGTGCCGCAGGTGGTCAGCCTCGGGGCGCTGGACATGGTGAAGTTCGGCCCGCCGGAGACGGTCCCCGCCGCCCTGCGCGACCGCAACCCGCTGGTGCACAACCCCTCGATCACGGTCGTCCGCACGACGTCCGGCGAGTGCGGGGAACTGGGCCGGCGCATAGCGGCGAAACTGCGCGCGGCCCGGGGCCCGGTGGAGGTGTGCGTACCGCTGCGCGGGCTGTCGACCCTGGGCGCGCCGGGCGGCCCCTACCACGACCCGGCCGTGGACGGGGCGCTGTTCACGGCGTTACGGGCGGGGCTCGCGGGCAGCGCGGTGCGCGTCGTGGACCACGACACCCACATCAACACCGAGGAGTTCGGCCGTTCCGCCGCCGACCGGCTGCACCAGCTGATCCCCGCGGCACGCCGCCCGGGGGCGGCGGCATCGGACGGGCCGCCCGCGTGA
- a CDS encoding MarR family winged helix-turn-helix transcriptional regulator, whose protein sequence is MSDETAGATPGFLVWRLSMKWRVAVDRALAPLGLTHAQYSVVATLRGLDRSGIRPSQRELADHTGLEALYVSKLARSLETAGMVERTRDAVDSRAVRLALTARGREVTGRAVGVVHGLIDAQLAPLGGTDSERTAAFVRDLTALLAVPAEGPAARPAG, encoded by the coding sequence ATGAGCGATGAGACCGCGGGAGCGACGCCGGGCTTCCTGGTGTGGCGGCTCTCGATGAAGTGGCGGGTGGCCGTCGACCGGGCGCTGGCGCCGCTCGGGCTCACCCACGCGCAGTACTCGGTCGTGGCGACCCTGCGGGGGCTCGACCGGTCCGGGATCCGGCCGAGTCAGCGCGAACTCGCCGACCACACCGGACTGGAGGCGCTCTACGTCTCCAAGCTGGCCCGTTCCCTGGAGACCGCCGGGATGGTGGAGCGCACCCGGGACGCCGTCGACAGCCGTGCGGTGCGGCTGGCGCTCACCGCACGGGGGCGGGAGGTCACCGGCCGGGCCGTCGGCGTCGTCCACGGGCTGATCGACGCCCAGCTCGCCCCGCTCGGCGGCACGGACAGCGAGCGCACCGCGGCATTCGTGCGCGATCTGACGGCCCTGCTGGCCGTACCGGCGGAGGGCCCGGCCGCCCGGCCGGCCGGCTGA